ctcctcaggtggcagtgccagtggGGCTTGGGATGGTTTGTTCACTCTGTGCCTTTACTAACAGGTTCCCAGAGGAGCCAGGGGAAGGTTTCCAAAGCTCCTGTGTAAATCTGACTCTTCCCTCAGCCAGCAGTGGCAGGGCCTTGGTGCTACCTGAGCTGGCCCCTGGGGGTCCCTTCTTGGATCTTCTCCAGCTTTTCTTCTGCTCACCTTATCCTCAGGGGCATTTCCCAAaagaattattctttttttctggtctAGGTTAGCAAGAAGGACAAAGAAATCGAAAACCTCAAAACCACCATGGAAGATCTGGCCAAGAACTGCAGGACTGAAATCCGGCTGCTCATGAAGGAAGggggaaagcagaaaaaggggGATGAGGAAGCCTCCCAGGAGAGGTGTGCCAGGCTGAAGGAGGACATTCAGCACCTGGGAACACAGTTCAGTGCACTGGTGCTGGAGCATCGAGCCTCAGAGCTGGTTCTCAGGAAggtgagaggagaggagaggaggggaggagagcCCTGGGACAGAAGGCTGAAGcctttctgcagagctgtcagctctggctgctgcctgctgcaagGAGTTGCCTGGTCCCTGCTTGTTCCTGGCAGGATGCACATGGTGTTTGTCACAGCACACCCGCCCTGTCCTCATGCTCTGCTGATTCCAGTgcaaagcagccctgcagcgACAGCAGGGACGGAGCTGTCACaggtcctgctcctgctgcctgggaaCACCTTCCCACTGTGCTCTGACaccaggcagggctcaggccagccagcaggagcaggacacgTGTGGGATAGTGACAAACCAGGGGTCTGCTGTAGGGGGAGCAGAGCAAACAACATTGCCTTGGTAGAAGGCATCTTTTAGAGCTGATTTATTGTTCAGGGTGGAATGGAGCTGATGCTGAGGGCTcagcaggtcctgctctgcccagcttgGCAGAACAGACAAGCCAAGAAGGAGTCAGGCTGGGCTGAATGGGGGGAAATGTAACTTCAAAGAATCATCCCAGAatagtttgggtgggaagggacattaaagcccatccagtgccacccctgccatggcagggacacctcccactgtcccaggctgctcccagccccagtgtccagcctggccttgggcactgccagggatccaggggcagccacagctgctcgggcaccctgtgccagggcctgcccaccctcacagggcacaattcccaattcccaatatcccacccagccctgccctctggcactgggagccattccctgtgtcctgtccctccatcccttgtccccagcccctctccagctctcctggagccccttcaggccctgcaaggggctctgagctctccctggagccttctcctctccaggtgagcacccccagctctcccagcctggctccagcccttgcagcATCCCTGGTGCCTCCTCCGggctctccccagcagctccaggtccctcctgtgctgggcccagggctggggcagctctgcaggtggggcagaggagcagaatcccccctgccctgctgcccatgctggggactcatgcagggctgggaggttTCAGGGTTGGGGCAGGTGCAGCcctcacccagcagcaccccaaagtccctgtccccagggctgagcagattcaggaggaggaatgggagcagcaggcaggctcAGCCCCCTGTAGCACCAACGCTGCCCTGAGCAgaacacactggggacacaaaTAACTGAGAACTGGAAAAAAGGGCATTTTCCTTCTCACTTTGCTCATCCTGAGTGTTCTCTCCAAACCAGTGCAGCCTCCCATGGGCAGGAAGCCTACATGGTGGTGGGGCATCTGTCACTCTTGCATTGGGTGGCACAGCATGAAGGGCTGGGCACTGACAAAACATCAGACCCAAGTCAGAGCTGCAGTACAAGCCCCAAAATCTttggcagaggggctgtgccaggcagttcctgctgctgttcctgccacagcagggctgctttgGAGAGCTCAGCTCATTCCAGCACCCCAGCAGATGCATTTGCTGACCACAGAAGCCTCCTTTCCTCAGCAAGTACAAGTTGTACTTGTGGTCTAAATAGCTCAGGTGGGACCTCGTGATGGCCTGGGAGCCCTTGGGCCATGCTGGGGTTGTGCCACACAGGAAATGGAGCAGGAATGATTCCACAGAGCACACATCCAGAGCTGGAGGGAACCTGCCCCAGGCTGTACAGGAGTACAGCCATTGTTAAACTGTTGTACAGCCAGAAAGAGCTTTCTTTTAAAAGGCACCACCATCTTCTGAGTATTTTCTGTCCCAAATTCAGGTTTTGCAGCTCTCTCCTGCTTCAGTTTCAGGCTGGTTGCCTCAGTTTGTTGATGACTTGCCACATTCCATCAGACACGTTCATTTCCTCCTGCAGAAAGCAACTTCCAGGTGCTGTTCATCCCCCCAGCTCCATGCTGTAAACCAAATAAAGCCCTCTGGGAATGTCCCAGGAGAATCCTTAAACCAGGGCAAACCACATATGAGTCAGCTGAGGGAAGCTTGTCACAGGGAGGAGGTGAAATATTCAGATATATAATGATGCTGTGGCTCGAATACTTAAATATAATGATGATGTGGCTTAAAGTTTCCCTGTTTTCTCACTCAGGACACTTCTTCCCAGGCCTCAGATGTCTTCAGGGATCTgatcttgttttgtttttcaggaaaagTGCAAAACAGAGAGGGAAATTCAGGAATGGGTCCAGAAATACGACACAGACATGACAGAAAAACAGGTGTTGGCTTTAAGTGCTTTTCTCTGCCATAAAGTGATTTGCTTGGGTAGATTCCTGTCCAAAGGGACACAGGAGACCATGGAAGTGAGAGGCAGTTCTGCATCCAGGCAAACCTACAGGAAAGGGATCTTTGTCCTGCCTGTGTGTCCAGGAgtcttctgctgctctggctttAGGAAATGTTACATTCACTCAATCCCACAGTAAATCCCACAGTATCTGTGGGATAAATCTGTGCTAAATCCCACAGGATCTGGGGGCAAATGGGTCACCATGTTCTGTCTGGGGTGTCCACCTGATGCCAGGAAACAGGTTTTACAGTTTTGCTCCAATCCTCAATCCTCATGGCCCTACCTGGTGTCCaaatcctgctcctgttcctgctgaaTCCTTAGGGCATGTGCTGGGTGTTAAGAAACCCAACAGCCTGCCCACAACTGAGCCATAACAGGCTCAGGGTCCCATCAGAACCCCCAAAACTTGCCTCTAGGAAGGCCCTGGGGGCTTTCCTGTTCTTGCAGTATTTATGGGATTGGATAAAAGCTGCTGGATTCCTTACAGAGCAAAATACAGGGAGGGGCCTGAAAGCTGCTGCTAATTGTAAGGAATGATCCTGTCAGATGTTTAATAATGGGATTATTTTGGTTTCCTGTccctggagaggcaggagcCCCATGTTTGGGGCAGAACTTGTCAAGGCAGACCCACCCCCACACTGGCAAAACATCAAACCCAAGTTAGAGCTGCAGTACAAGCCCCAAAATCTTTagcagagaggctgtgccaggcagttCCTGCTATAGCAGGGCTGCTTTGGAGAGCTCAGCTCATTGCAGCACCCTGGCAGATGCACTGCTGGTTCTCCAAATCTTCCACTGTGTGTGGGAGCATTTTTCAGGGGAGCATCAAGGCACCCAGCATGTCATGAGACTCCCTGGGTACTGGGCACATCCCTTCCTTTTGAATCCCTTTGGAAAGGCTCTGACCAGTTTAGGCTCCATGGCTTTGGGATGGGTTTCAGGACCCCCAcctggggatgtggggaggagctgctgcccagctgtccctgatccctgctgtcctggcagACCACATATGATGAGCTCCAGATTGCCTACAACGAGGAGAAGGAGCAGTTGGCCGTGCTGATGGAGAAACACGCCCTGCTGATCCAGGAGTACACCCTGATCGAGGAGGAGCACAGGATTCtccaggagaaggcagaggaggCTGCACGGGAGGAGGCCAGGAGGAACCAAGCTGCCACCTGCATCCAGGCCTACTGGAAAGGCTACTTTGTGCGGTGCAAGTACAAGTCACTACGGAAGAAGGGAAAGGGCAAGGGCAAAGGCAAAGGCAAGAAATAAAGCCCCAAATCATTTTCTCTCCCGGCaaagctgctgtgtctgagctCTTCCAGATAAATGTTCTCAAGTGTCACATCCATATGTTTTatgaacacttgcagggatggcgACTGTACCACTTCCCTTGGCAGTCTATCCCAGGGCCTCAGGACccttttcacaaaaaaaaagttctgttaatatttaatataaacatcccctggcacaacttgaggctaTTTCCCCTCATGCTGTCATGTCCTACTTGTGTGGATTTGACAGCCCACTCCTGACTTTAGGGCCCTTCCTTGCAGCCTCCCTTCCCCGGAGATAGCAGTGGCACTGGTGTGGCCCCTCTCTCCTCAGACATGGCCGAGGAAGGTGTGTTCCCTTCTTGGCAGCCACAAGAGATACTGGGATCCATGAGACTTTGAGAAGTTGGCAGCCATGTGGATAGTTTGGGGTGTAGTTACATCAAGAAGGACATTCCCTGTCCAGATAGACTTCAGTTCCCAAAAACCTACAGCCCCCAGGGAGACCTTAAAggcccttccagtgcctaaaggggctccaggagagcgggagagggacttgggacaagggggaatggcttcccactgccagagggcagggatggatgagatattgggaattaggaattgctccctgtgagggtgggcaggccctggcacagggtgcccagagcagctggggctgcccctggatccctggaggtgtccaaggccaggctggatggggtaTGAAGCAGCCTtggatagtggaagatgtccatGCTCATGGCAGGTAGTGGAACtgggatgagttttaaggtccctaCCATGGTAACCCATTCCATGGCTCTCTGAAAAGCAGCCTTTGGAGTCCAAAGCCCTCTCAGGCTGTTGCAGACCCAGGAGTGGCCCCAGAGGCTGCCTCAGTGTCTCTGGTGCTCCTGCCTGAAGGAGTTTCCAGGGAGGAATGGCTCACCCAGCTGCAAGGAGGCCGGagctcagcccagagcagcacatggAGGGTCCCTCACCCTCAGaactgcccagcctggagcccagTGCCCTCTCTGGAGaattcccagggctggagaagCCTCCTGAGCACCTGGCACGGCTGTGACAGTGTGTGAAGGTGATGGCTGAGGATAATGGGATCAGGGGGATCAGAGAGGATCAGGGAGATGAGTGAGACGTGATCTATGATGGGGGGGAATGAAGAGGGGAGaataaaagaggaagaaggaaggggaaagggaaaagagaacaaagaaggggaaaaaaggctgggaagagaaaagggaaaggaaagaaccCTCAGCAGACATGGGAACACCTGGCcgggtggcactgccacaggcCTCCACACTGCCCTGTAGACAGGCACAAAACCCAGgcccgtgtgctgctggagggggtGGGTGAGCAGGACACGAGGATGGggcttctcctcccagcagggcaggcgGCACCCAGGAGGATTTTTCTACGGGAACATTTATACGGAACAGTTTCCACCATgccccccaccccagccccctGGCATGAAATGGCGGCGGGGGGCCAAAATGGCGGGGGCGGTGTGAGGGCGGGGGCCATGCGAGGGCGGGCGCGGTGGGCGCCGttcccgccccgccgccggggGGCGCTCCCGCCCGCTCCCCTCCCCATGGGGCAGTCACGTGGCGGCGGCGCCGCCCCCGCTCGGTGCGGacgggccggggccgccccgggaGCGGCGGAGCCTcggccgggccccgcggggTCTATGGGGAAGGCGGCCGCGCTCTGCGGCGGCGGCACCCGCGGGCTGGTCTCGCTCCTCAGCGCCGTCCCCTGCCTGGCCTGCCACGAGCTGCCGGCAATGAGCGCCGAGccgggcggccgcggcggcgggggcCCGGCGGGGGGAgcgcccgccgcccccccgGGCTCCGACACCTACAAGGGCTGGCTCTTCAAGTGGACCAACTACCTGAAGGGCTACCAGCGGCGCTGGTTCGTGCTCAGCAATGGGCTGCTCAGCTACTACAGGTACTGGGGCCGGGGGGCCGGGCAGGGGCCGCCGGGAGGGGGGACGGACCGTGGGGGCTGCGCTGTTGCACAGCGAAAATCGCCTCttattgtttggtttgggttttttttccctcttttaaagCCAAACTCGGGTTTTGATCCTGCAGAGCCGCGGGGGTCCAGCGGGGCCCCGGGATGATGGATCGCCCTGGATCTCCCATCCttctctctccatccctccgCTCCTGGTTCAGCAGCTACAGCTGCCCAAATCACAACCTCCATCCGAACACCCCAGACCCTCCTCCCTCAGCTGTGTaagctgctcctgctgtacCCTGCCAGAGCCTGCGGGTCCTTCCCCAGCGGTGCCCGTGGCTGCGGGCGCTGCGGTGGCGGTGCAAGCGTGGCctgggatgctgtgctgggaatgtCGGCCTTGGGAAGGcagcccgggctggggctgctcctgggggctgaaggaagctccagcagctgctccgaGCCGTGCCTGGCTCCCGGCGCTGTCTGACGGGCTGTGGGCTCGGCGAGGAGCGTGTCAGACACCCCGAGGCTGAATCCAAAGCGGTGTCATCTTCGTAGCGTCTCTTGTGCTGCTTGTCTCACTTGGGCGGTGAAAATACAAATGGTGTTTTTATCCTCCAGGAAGGTGTCTCTGTGTATGGTAGGAGGTGGAACGACaggagctttaaggtcctttcccacccagACCATtcagggattctgtgatttggaTCATGTTTATCTTTCTCACTGGGAACACAAGTGCTCTGTCACCCTCAGTGTTGTGCAGCAGATGTTGGCTGTACTTCAGGACATGGAAACAATCCTGAATGTTAAAGATGGTTAAAAGCTTTATAAAATAGTAACTCTTTAAAGTGCCAAACCCCCTGAGACAGGAATTCTCTATAAAGGTTGTGCCAGAGCTGTTTTTCCTCCCGACATAAAGTTCAGCTGAtttcctcccagctccagctgctgacaCGTAGCCTGAAGCAGattgcagagctccagctccctgtCAGATGTAAATATAAACTCTTCCAGCTCTAAGAGACCCCTGGAACCTGGGTCCCAGGGTCAGACTACAGCAGGTAACAGTGCAGAAGACAGATGGTGTGGTTATCTACTTGCAGTTGTTGAAAACCCTCAAAGaacctccccccaaaaaatgtAATTACTTCTCGGTAATTCAGCTAATTTACTGTAATCCTTTCTGGAATGCCTTAACTCTGCTCAAAAAGGCTGTTGGAGTTTAACACCCCATTTGTAACCATGtcagaatattatttttgtgtgtCGATGCCGAGTCTGTCGTGAGTGAACAAGTGGTTTTCTTCAACAATTATTTTAGATGGGAACAACCTGGTTTATTTTGAGACCATTTGATCTGTTTTAGGCTGaaacaacaaacagaaacacCCAAGGAAATTATTCTGAGCTGCATGTGAAGGAGTTGAAACTTTGTGAAGCTTTTAGGCAGGGCAGaccttcagcagctgcttgggGAAAAGGATGCTGGAGGATTTTGTGCTTCTTTTCATCTCTGGGCTTGATGACAACTGAATTAATTTGGTTGTGAGTCAGGAGTACAAAAATACAGCGCAGAACACGTGGTGAAGCCTTTCCTAAGTGGAGAAAAGCCTCCATGATACTCTTCAAACCCAGCACTCTGCAATAGTGCCTGTGTCAGCTTGAATTGCTCATCTGGGAGCGCTCCTGGGAGACAGTCTGGGGTAAAACCTGGCACTTCTGTTTTGATAGGAATTCTAGCTCCAtgacaggagccaggcaggtgTCAGACTGCTGCCTGTTCGCTGAGAAAGACAAATATAGATAGATGCTCTATCTGTAAGTGTTCTAGAGAGGTCCCTGGCATAGTGAGAGTCACGGGTCCTGCTTTCTGCTGGCTCTctgtgctcagcccagctcagcaggtCCACACCAGGAGTCTCCTTTCCTGCCCTTGCAGGTGAATTGCTGTGCTCTTCTCACCTTGGTAGCTGCACAGCCCACCTGATTTAGCTATTGCTACTTTATAGAAACTTCATTTTGCTTGTCTGCTAAAATCATCTAAACTGGGAAGGCTGCCCTGTGGTGCGCAAGCCGCCTCCTTGAGTGGATTGATTTTGTTCCATGTTGAAGCTTTTTGTTGCATTTGGATTTCCTGCCTCTTGCTGTTCAGCTTTAAACCCCAGCCTGTGACGTTGCCTGGAGGGTTTTggtgtgcagagctgagctgctgaaatCCCGGGTGTCCCCTTGGTGTCCCTGGCGGTGCTGTGTGtgggtggctgctgtgccatCCTCTGGAGCTGTTCTCACTGAGGGCTTTGCTCCAGCAGCCAAGTGCGACGCCTGTTTGCTGCCCAGTTGGTTTCACAGGGACAGTTTGCTGAATTAAAGCTTCTAATTACAACATTTTCCCCAAATGGAGCATTTAAAGCCTCCTGTAGCTTTGCTACATCGATGAAGACATCAAGCCTTGCTGCCAGGGAAACTTCATGTGCCTTTGCTTTGTATTCCCTCCTCTGAACCTGTGAAAAACAACAACTGCTGAGGAATTTTTGAGGAGTTGTATGGGTTTAGGAAGTTCCTAAATCCACAGCAATATGGTTGGACCATTTTACATGCCCTTGATGGGTCCTCCTGGGTTGTTTTTGACCAAGTGTTTTGGCTGATTCAGTGATGCTGGCGTGGGAAGGCAGTTTGGGGATGCAGGACTAGTCTGCTTGACTTGCTAATGATCCAAACTCTCTGAACTCCTCTTGCTGCCACTCAGATTTATCATTATCTATAATTAGCGGCTCTGTATGGGAGAATCTAATCACCTTGAACAGATAAGTGTTTTCAAGGAGATTAGAGAGGATCTGCAGGTGAGTATTAATTCATCAAAGACTGGCGTTGGCTCATGTGACCATGGATGCTCCAAGTGTTGtgttctcccagcagctccttgacCTTTCTGAGAGCTCTGGGATGTGTTGGCTCCTCTGtgggatgggctggagctgggctcctgTGGGTTGGGTGTCTGGAGAGCCTTCAGCAGTGCTTTGTGTGGGCACGGGGTGTAATGATGAAAGCAGTGACAAATGGAGAGGGGAAAACCGTGTTATTGttgggaagggaaaggcttCTCCTTCAAGCAGCATTAACTCCCCTCTCTGAGCAGTGATGGGTGCCTGGGGCACTTTAGCTGTCTTGTCTGGGTCATCCTGCAGCTcatttccctggaaaagctgTGTTTCACAGAGCAGCATTCTTTACCAGCTCTGTTTATGCAGCACTTAACTCTTGGTTGGCATCGGGAGGGCTTGAGCACAACCCagagatgttttttgtgctgAGACTCCACTGAAAGCTGAGGAGGGGAGTTCGGGAAGGAGCTTGAGAACCTCTGCTGATGGTGGAGATGTGGGGGGTTGAGGGAGCCCAGGAGGGACCTCTGggagcccccagcactgccaaggccaccactgacccatgtccccaagtgccacatccacgtgGCTTTTAAgtcacccagggatggggactccagcaATGCCCTGGGCAGTTTTGCCAccctgaccaccctttccatgaaggaatcttcccaatatccaacctaaacctgccctggcccagcctgaggccattccctctgctcctgtccctgttccctggagcacagcccaaccccccggctgtcccctcctgtcaggagctgtgcagagccacaaggttgagcccctccagctccctcagccgtCTCTCATCACACTTGTGCTCCAGCCTCTGAGATCTCCAAGGTGTGAGCTTGCAGAGCCTCTCCAGGCCCCTCTTCCAGTGTGGTACCACCCTTGGAGGGGAAAACTTTTCCTTACATTTAGCTTGTACCTGATAGAATGAGGCACCACGCTCTCCTGGAATGATTTTTGTgacaccctgtccctgtgcagacAATCCTGGAGTGTTTGTGTCTCTCTGGGTGCTGGAGCGTGCAGGTttccagggcagctctgcagctcctggtgacTTTGAGCTACTTGTTTTTAAACAGTGATGAATAATTGGTGTTCCCAGTCAGCTTGTTTTCCCATGGCACTCTCTGCATCCATATGGTGCTTTGCTGGTGTTCCTTGCTATTTGCCcattctggagcagctccttgctgtGCTTTGTCCCTGGGGACACggtgctgccacagctccctggggacactgcgTGGCCATAGGACACTTTTGGGGTGccatggggggggggggggggggaacgATGCTCTTGGGGCTGCTGGTTCCAGGCTGGGTTGCTCTGCTCCCAGTTAGTGCTGTGGGGGAGGTTGGGCTCACTTCAGTCCAAACAGCAACTGCAGCTGACTCTGCAGGAGGGTGTGAGACAGGGATCTTCTCCTTAGGGATGTTTCCATCATGGCTTGGTAATTAGTGCTGGCTGAGGGGATTTATAGCTGTTGCCTGGTTCTGTTTGCTGGTTGCAAACTGTGATAAGAGCCATGAACCATCTTTCTCCTTTGTTTCTATACATATAATCTTCATTTGGCTAGGTGGGATGGATGACATccctcatcccatccctgcaggtgttccaggccaagctgggcagggcttggagcagcctggtcttgTGGATgctgtctctgcccatggcaggggagtggaacctttaagatcccttcccacccaaaccattccatgattctacaCTGGCCAAATACTTAATTTGATGTAATTGTAGAAGAAATAACTGGTTTGTCCAAACGGTGAGGGGGCAGAACACTCTGGGTTTGTGTGGAGGtacagcagcctgtgctgctgtctccATGTTGGGCACGAGGGGATCCCTCAGGTAGCTTGGCTCCCACAGCACTTTCACTCCTGGAGCTGTTGGCAGGTGTGGAGGGTGTTTGTGGGCTCAGCTGCCTGCCTCCTTACCTGAGTGAGGTGTCTGTTCccccttcccagctgtgccctggtcCAGGTTGCACTGCTGGAGCACACACTGTGCagttctgctgtgctgtgccaggcaagGGCAGGGGTCACTGTCCAGCCCTGCACTCTCCCCCACGGTGCTGgagctccctcagctctgctggagtgggacagcaggggctgtgctggcctttAGGAGCAGAGGActggctcctgctccaggactgtctgtgctcagccctggaAAACCCTTGGTCTAGCTGCTGTCATGTTGCTCCAGGAGCAGGCCAGCTGTCCTTTGCTTGCAGAGGTGACTGGCATCACCTGcctcttcctgcagctcccctgcttgtctttttccagggaaataTGCAGTCAGCTCTGACTTGGCTTGCTCCAATTACAGGTTTAAGTTGGTGCTTGTATGGCCTGTCATCCTCTGTACCCACAGTGAGTCACTGGGGAAGGAGCTGATCCTTCTTGTCAGGAGTATTGTGGGGAAcctgctgtgcttttccatGCAGTATCCCTTGTATCCCACTTCATTTTCCCCTGAAAAGGAGTTTCCAATCAGTGCAATGAGCTCTGAGCTCACCTCTCAATGACCACGATGTTCACTCTCTGTAGGTTGAGTTATGCTGCAGCAGGTCAGACTCCTGAGCTTCTCTGTATTTTGTGCTTGTGTATCAAATGTTGTAGCTGGGTAACTCAGCCTGGTAATGTTATATGCCTGAAGTGTTATCAGTGATACCagagccctctgctccctgcaggtcTGTTCAGCTGATGGCCAACAGCTCAGGTTGTCACCCTGAAATGtgagctgtcccagcctgctATCAGGAGGGCAGGCAGCATCCTGGAGATTTACCCCTAAATAAGATAGTGCTTCCAAACCTGAGCTGGCTGGAGGTGTTAAATATCCCTTCAGCTCCTCATTATACTGTTCAATTATTGTAGCAGTTCCTACAGCACCGTGGCAGGGATCTTTCTACACTTTGCATCAGCCTTTGTTTGTTTCACTCAAAAAGCTTGTTTAATAATTCATGCCACAACACTGCCGTGTCtgagagctggggcagggctggatgtgaggatggtgctgggcagggcagtggTGCTGGGGCAGTGGTGCTGACTCAGCcctgagtgtgagtgtgagtgcagggctgggtgtgagtgtggtgctcactcacagccctgagtgtgagtgtgagtgcagggctgggtgtgagtgtggtGCTGACTCAGCcctgagtgtgagtgtgagtgcaGGGCTGGATGTGAGTGTGGTGCTCACTCACAGCCCTGAGTGTGAGTGCAGGGCTGGATGTGAGTGTGGTGCTGACTCAGCcctgagtgtgagtgtgagtgtagggctgggtgtgagtgtggtgctcactcacagccctgagtgtgagtgtgagtgcaGGGCTGGATGTGAGTGTGCTGCTGACTCACAGCcctgagtgtgagtgtgagtgcaGGGCTGGATGTGAGTGTGCTGCTGACTCACAGCcctgagtgtgagtgtgagtgcagggctgggtgtgagtgtggtgctcactcacagccctgagtgtgtgagtgcagggctgggtgtgagtgtgCTGCTGACTCACAGCCCTGAGTGtgagtgcagggctgggtgtgagtgtggtgctcactcacagccctgagtgtgagtgtgagtgcaGGGCTGGATGTGAGTGTGGTGCTCACTCACAGCTCTGAGTGtgagtgcagggctgggtgtgagtgtggtgctcactcacagccctgagtgtgagtgtgagtgcagggctgggtgtgagtgtggtgctcactcacagccctgagtgtgagtgtgagtgcagggctggtgctgagccCGGGCTGTGAACGGATCAACGCTGCCATTAAACATGCAGATGGGAGCGTGGGACTGCGTGTCAGCgcagctctgccatggaagCAGAACAAATGGGAGCAAATCTTCTCTTTGGTTCCCTTCCAGGCACTTGGGATTCGCTTCCCCCTCTGcaagccagggctgctggcagggctggtttgtacctgtgctgtccccaggtgaTGCTGTGAGCATCGctgtgggctggagctgctcacaggtctcattgtgacactgatggagctgctgctgtgtcagcacTGGTGACTGTGCCCGAACCCTTTGTCACCTCTGTGTTCCCTGCCCTTCCTTTCACACCAAGCTGTGTTAGTATCCactttccttgctttttttttttatttttatctaacTCTTCAAGGCTATTTCTGCTTTGAATCACGACCGGATAGATGTATGTCCCTGCAGTGACTCAGGGGGAGGTGCTTCACTCCCTAAAAATAGTCCTAATCCTCCAAATCTTTCTGGATGAGAGCACTGGCTGGGCACGCGTGGCTGTTTAAAGCAGCTTCTGCAATGCATGTGGGGGTAAATATGGTAAAGTGGGAGTCAgtgccttt
This is a stretch of genomic DNA from Ammospiza nelsoni isolate bAmmNel1 chromosome 18, bAmmNel1.pri, whole genome shotgun sequence. It encodes these proteins:
- the IQCD gene encoding dynein regulatory complex protein 10; this translates as MATPRKAGIPLGVMKVLDPRQLKPDSTEAERIMTVLDETIVKLEITRLIPRITGSLDRYAGMLGPEITSSLLELQKLSMEIQQLHTSPGDAKTIRAAEKRLKSSLRNILRLFLVNPLLYHGLKFEVRVRESAADAFIKAFMEFRDSMLERLLTAPDEEREMIQFMKDISLQVEKNTEVISALQAQLEGLIQARDEEVSKKDKEIENLKTTMEDLAKNCRTEIRLLMKEGGKQKKGDEEASQERCARLKEDIQHLGTQFSALVLEHRASELVLRKEKCKTEREIQEWVQKYDTDMTEKQTTYDELQIAYNEEKEQLAVLMEKHALLIQEYTLIEEEHRILQEKAEEAAREEARRNQAATCIQAYWKGYFVRCKYKSLRKKGKGKGKGKGKK